The bacterium genome includes a region encoding these proteins:
- a CDS encoding segregation/condensation protein A — MSDNQPENKSEKGPVEISLSTTTSSVTIQEVVNEQDQRPTYRITLPLFDGPMDLLLHLIKEHELDIYDIPISRITREYLTYLDLMQSLNLEIAGDFLVMAATLMQIKSRMLLPVDPTPDEPQEDPRLELMRRLIEYKKFKDAADQLLEREKGQQKLIPRNVPSEMLEVGEEEHLEEVTLFGLLAAFKDVLIHAQEDVTAELSRPEITVSQKINDLMDVLQAERKLLFRPLMTACRTKIEKIVALLALLELVRLKLVRVFQNKVFGEIEVFLNVDEVPAASDAHGTTE; from the coding sequence TTGAGCGACAACCAACCGGAAAACAAGAGCGAGAAGGGGCCCGTCGAGATCTCCCTTTCCACGACCACATCTTCGGTGACCATCCAAGAGGTGGTCAACGAGCAGGACCAAAGGCCCACCTACCGCATTACGCTCCCCCTTTTCGACGGCCCCATGGACCTCCTGCTCCATCTCATCAAAGAGCATGAACTGGACATTTACGACATCCCCATTTCCCGCATCACCCGGGAATACCTGACCTACCTGGACCTGATGCAATCCCTCAACTTGGAGATCGCCGGGGACTTCCTGGTCATGGCCGCCACGCTCATGCAGATCAAGAGCCGCATGCTGCTCCCGGTGGACCCCACGCCCGATGAGCCCCAGGAGGACCCCCGGCTGGAACTAATGCGGCGCCTCATCGAATACAAGAAATTCAAGGACGCCGCCGACCAGCTCCTGGAACGGGAAAAGGGCCAACAGAAGCTCATTCCCCGCAACGTGCCCTCCGAGATGCTGGAAGTGGGCGAGGAGGAACATCTGGAGGAGGTCACCCTCTTCGGGCTCTTGGCGGCCTTCAAGGACGTGCTCATCCACGCCCAAGAGGACGTGACCGCCGAATTGAGCCGGCCCGAGATCACGGTCAGCCAGAAGATCAACGACCTCATGGACGTGCTGCAGGCCGAGCGGAAGCTCCTGTTCCGACCCCTGATGACGGCCTGCCGGACCAAGATCGAGAAGATCGTGGCCCTTTTAGCCCTGCTGGAACTGGTGCGGTTGAAGCTGGTACGGGTCTTCCAGAACAAGGTCTTCGGGGAGATCGAGGTTTTCCTCAACGTGGACGAGGTCCCCGCCGCTTCGGACGCCCATGGGACCACGGAGTGA
- the scpB gene encoding SMC-Scp complex subunit ScpB, giving the protein MEQDKLKKVLESLLFVSETPLTAKKIASFVKDVTVEEAQSAMTGLQEEINALDRSFQVIQIAEGFQLVTRPEYHKWAKELYKVITKTRLSKPSMEALAIIAYKQPVTRAEIEAIRGVEVSNLIQSLLEKRMVRILGRAETPGRPLLYGTTQEFLVHFGLKDLVDLPKVSEIQELAGDRPSPEFLKEMEGELRRRETKMGLSPVEAPVLEGDPEGPSASEGTPPEGTPSGTTPEG; this is encoded by the coding sequence ATGGAACAAGACAAGCTCAAAAAGGTGCTGGAAAGCCTCCTCTTCGTCAGCGAGACGCCGCTGACCGCCAAGAAGATCGCCTCCTTCGTGAAGGATGTGACGGTCGAGGAGGCCCAGTCGGCCATGACGGGCCTTCAGGAGGAGATCAACGCCCTGGACCGCAGCTTCCAGGTCATCCAGATCGCCGAGGGTTTTCAACTGGTGACCCGGCCCGAGTACCACAAGTGGGCCAAGGAGCTCTACAAGGTCATCACCAAGACCCGCCTTTCCAAACCGTCCATGGAGGCGCTGGCCATCATCGCCTATAAACAGCCCGTGACGCGGGCGGAGATCGAGGCCATCCGGGGAGTGGAGGTGAGCAACCTCATCCAATCCCTGCTGGAGAAGAGGATGGTCCGCATCCTGGGCCGCGCCGAGACGCCGGGCCGTCCCCTGCTCTACGGCACCACCCAGGAGTTCCTGGTCCATTTCGGCCTGAAGGACCTGGTCGACCTTCCCAAGGTCTCCGAGATCCAGGAGTTGGCCGGGGACCGCCCCTCGCCCGAGTTCCTCAAGGAGATGGAGGGGGAACTGCGGCGCCGCGAGACCAAGATGGGACTCTCCCCCGTGGAGGCCCCCGTCCTGGAGGGCGATCCCGAGGGGCCGTCGGCGTCCGAAGGGACGCCGCCCGAAGGAACCCCGTCCGGGACCACGCCCGAAGGCTGA
- a CDS encoding adenylate/guanylate cyclase domain-containing protein, producing the protein MSPEAPSPASPKKPARKHHLFSLRVKFILVLTVLICTVMGVVTWLVLDQMRQTLIQQVIDRGEAQARSLALNSLNPMLNILARATTNTGGMAGLEDIDVDLMQLVTDAMKVESTASKREIPTGLSPFQEQLMGYTNTLNEMARKAIWPDENVLKTNGDMEYAVIINKDGKVIAHNDISKVNQPASEILPPGLKPLDGLKENSTFTQACKTRDGREIYDIGAPVLTFTVDAAGQRVNLKVGEAHIGMNQNTITKAVRYVAMAIILTTVMILLIGILFMTIFVTILVKPIRLLVNGVSAIASGDFDQKINIKRADELGDLTDAFNDMAKSLREKEVIKGAFSKYVTKSVVDRILQHQDGLKLGGEKKTVTVFFSDIRGFTPMSEVLTAEQVVHILNEYFTAMTAIIFKYEGTLDKFMGDAIMAVYGAPIDFPDHAERAVLAALEMSEKMKELQAKWRSEGKREVNIGIGINTGEVVVGNIGSNERMEYTAIGDNVNLTQRLESVAEKGQILISSATYEKVKHKVDAVMLDPIKVKGKAEKVVAYSVIGLKS; encoded by the coding sequence TTGAGCCCAGAAGCCCCCAGCCCCGCCTCTCCCAAGAAACCAGCGCGAAAGCACCACCTTTTCTCCCTCCGGGTCAAGTTCATCCTGGTCCTGACGGTCCTTATTTGCACGGTCATGGGGGTGGTCACCTGGCTGGTGCTGGACCAGATGCGACAGACCCTCATCCAGCAGGTCATCGACCGTGGGGAAGCCCAGGCTCGTAGCCTGGCCCTGAACAGCCTCAATCCCATGTTGAACATCCTGGCCCGGGCCACCACCAATACCGGGGGCATGGCGGGGCTGGAGGATATCGACGTGGACCTCATGCAGTTGGTCACCGACGCCATGAAGGTCGAATCCACCGCCTCCAAACGGGAGATCCCCACCGGTCTTTCCCCCTTTCAGGAACAATTGATGGGCTATACCAACACCCTCAACGAGATGGCCCGCAAGGCCATCTGGCCGGATGAGAACGTCCTCAAGACCAACGGGGACATGGAATACGCGGTCATCATCAACAAGGATGGGAAGGTCATCGCGCACAACGACATCTCCAAGGTCAACCAACCGGCCTCGGAGATCCTGCCCCCCGGCCTCAAGCCCCTGGATGGCCTCAAGGAGAACTCCACCTTCACCCAGGCCTGCAAGACCCGGGATGGGAGGGAGATCTACGACATCGGGGCCCCGGTCCTGACCTTCACCGTGGATGCGGCGGGACAAAGGGTCAACCTGAAGGTGGGCGAGGCCCACATCGGCATGAACCAGAACACCATCACCAAGGCCGTGCGCTATGTGGCCATGGCCATCATCCTCACCACCGTCATGATCCTCCTCATCGGCATCCTCTTCATGACCATCTTCGTGACCATCCTGGTCAAGCCCATCCGTCTCCTGGTCAACGGCGTTTCGGCCATCGCATCCGGCGATTTCGACCAGAAGATCAACATCAAGCGCGCCGACGAATTGGGCGACCTGACCGACGCCTTCAACGACATGGCCAAATCCCTGCGGGAAAAGGAGGTCATCAAGGGGGCCTTCTCCAAGTACGTGACCAAGAGCGTGGTGGACCGCATCCTCCAGCACCAGGATGGCCTGAAGCTGGGTGGCGAGAAAAAAACGGTGACGGTGTTCTTCTCCGATATCCGGGGGTTCACTCCCATGTCGGAAGTGCTCACCGCCGAGCAGGTGGTCCATATCCTCAACGAATACTTCACCGCCATGACCGCCATCATCTTCAAGTACGAGGGGACCCTGGACAAGTTCATGGGCGACGCCATCATGGCGGTCTACGGCGCCCCCATCGATTTTCCCGACCATGCCGAGCGGGCGGTCCTGGCGGCCCTCGAGATGAGCGAGAAGATGAAGGAGCTCCAGGCCAAATGGCGCTCGGAGGGAAAGCGGGAAGTGAACATCGGCATCGGCATCAATACGGGCGAGGTCGTCGTGGGGAACATCGGGTCCAACGAGCGGATGGAATATACGGCCATCGGCGACAATGTGAACCTGACCCAGCGGCTCGAATCGGTCGCCGAGAAGGGCCAGATCCTCATCTCTTCCGCCACTTATGAGAAGGTCAAGCACAAGGTCGATGCCGTCATGTTGGACCCCATCAAGGTCAAGGGAAAGGCCGAGAAGGTCGTGGCCTACAGCGTGATCGGGCTCAAGAGCTGA
- a CDS encoding tetratricopeptide repeat protein, whose protein sequence is MSEDKAMIVKMAFLYVQGGEWYKAIEEYKKLLAMDPEDAHVHNMMGDAYAKKKDDVDALQSYLRSKEIYERQGQTNKIANIDKKIGKLSTDRMDIKQKQYFLSITKTLEADRLAAEGRLEEAIAFFHQLIAAEPINFSYREKLSNLLLENAMVSEAAAQLRAIAEAHLGEGRLEPAQAYAGKLSLIDPDGLDTHRLLGTLAKRTGQEETSLHHHSRLAQLALEAGLYEEAQRAAQEVLASQPGRSDLKLILAKAFLGQKKNTEAKQQLESLLKDNPGDDALVEQLLAMSEEAKDWAGALNHVQALLAKRPDDPKLKPRLARALLQTGKRPEALQVYQGLALGALAENRVEAAMSYFDSILALDPENTEVLKKKGEIYLKLNKKQELIDTYKKLQTVYTNKKMIEEAKKVGLVLTRLAGMK, encoded by the coding sequence ATGTCCGAAGACAAAGCGATGATCGTCAAGATGGCCTTCCTCTACGTCCAGGGAGGGGAATGGTACAAGGCCATCGAGGAATACAAGAAGCTGCTCGCCATGGATCCGGAGGACGCCCATGTGCACAACATGATGGGCGACGCCTACGCCAAGAAGAAGGACGATGTGGACGCCCTCCAGAGCTACTTGAGGTCCAAGGAGATCTACGAGCGGCAGGGCCAGACCAACAAGATCGCCAATATCGACAAGAAGATCGGGAAGCTCTCCACCGACCGGATGGACATCAAGCAGAAGCAGTATTTCCTCTCCATCACCAAGACCCTGGAGGCGGACCGGCTGGCCGCCGAGGGACGTTTGGAGGAGGCCATCGCCTTCTTCCACCAGCTCATCGCCGCGGAGCCCATCAATTTCTCCTACCGGGAAAAACTCTCCAACCTGCTGCTGGAGAACGCCATGGTCTCGGAAGCGGCGGCCCAATTGCGGGCCATCGCCGAGGCCCACCTGGGCGAAGGACGGCTGGAACCCGCCCAAGCCTATGCCGGGAAGTTGTCCCTGATCGATCCCGACGGGCTGGACACCCATCGTCTCCTGGGGACCTTGGCCAAGAGGACGGGACAGGAGGAGACATCCCTCCACCACCATTCCCGTCTGGCCCAGTTGGCCCTGGAGGCGGGGCTTTACGAAGAGGCCCAAAGGGCCGCCCAGGAGGTCCTGGCGTCCCAACCGGGGCGTTCGGACCTGAAACTCATCCTGGCCAAGGCGTTCCTTGGACAGAAGAAGAACACCGAGGCCAAACAACAGTTGGAGAGCCTGCTGAAGGATAATCCCGGCGACGATGCCCTGGTCGAACAGCTCCTGGCCATGAGCGAAGAGGCCAAGGACTGGGCGGGGGCTTTGAACCATGTCCAAGCCCTCCTCGCCAAGCGGCCCGACGATCCGAAGTTAAAACCGCGCCTGGCCCGGGCGCTCCTCCAAACGGGGAAAAGGCCGGAAGCCCTGCAGGTCTACCAAGGCCTGGCCCTGGGCGCATTGGCCGAGAACCGGGTCGAGGCCGCCATGAGCTATTTCGATTCGATCCTGGCGCTCGACCCCGAGAACACCGAGGTCCTCAAGAAAAAGGGCGAGATCTACCTCAAGCTCAACAAGAAGCAGGAACTCATCGACACCTACAAGAAGCTCCAGACGGTCTATACCAACAAGAAGATGATCGAGGAAGCCAAGAAGGTGGGGTTGGTGCTCACCCGCCTGGCCGGGATGAAATAA
- a CDS encoding MiaB/RimO family radical SAM methylthiotransferase yields MTPWSEPKTEKKVFLETFGCQSNVLESDHVTGLLLKGRFSMTQEPEEADVILFNTCSIRDHAEHKVFSRLGQLAEWKRERDGRVIGVMGCMATSYKDQLLERAPHLDLVVGPDQYPRIPQVLEEASRTGQSQVLADFDPIYFPENDPARLAQPHRAFIEIMKGCDKFCTFCVVPFTRGREVSRPAESILEEVARIAGAGVKEVMLLGQNVNSYGRPGFSIEKINNGQRGKPSSPITTDGGTGLGLSSPGRTLTFARLLREVASVRGIQRVRFMTSHPLDLSDELVEVMASTPAVCGSIHLPVQSGSDTVLKRMNRKYSVAHYLERVRALRRQVKDLYVTTDLIVGFPGETEADFQATLDLLEEVRYDAVYSFKYSPRLGTPAARMLNQVEEEVQDERLARLNNVAWKHAAESCEKRMGKVEEVMVEGPADKTPDAFYGKSRQNRTVVFPGRGYGAGDVVKVKIEGHKVANLYGVVVEQG; encoded by the coding sequence ATGACTCCTTGGTCCGAGCCCAAAACCGAAAAGAAGGTCTTTCTGGAGACCTTCGGATGCCAATCCAACGTCCTGGAATCGGACCATGTAACGGGGCTCCTGCTCAAGGGCCGTTTTTCCATGACCCAGGAACCGGAGGAAGCGGACGTCATCCTTTTCAACACCTGTTCGATCCGGGACCACGCGGAACACAAGGTCTTCTCGCGGCTCGGCCAACTGGCCGAATGGAAAAGGGAGCGGGATGGCCGGGTGATCGGTGTCATGGGCTGCATGGCCACCAGCTACAAGGATCAGTTGCTCGAAAGGGCGCCCCATTTGGACCTGGTCGTGGGGCCGGACCAATATCCCAGGATCCCCCAAGTGTTGGAGGAGGCCTCCCGCACCGGCCAAAGCCAGGTCCTGGCCGATTTCGACCCCATCTATTTTCCCGAGAACGACCCGGCCCGTTTGGCCCAGCCCCACCGGGCTTTCATCGAGATCATGAAGGGATGCGACAAGTTCTGCACCTTTTGCGTGGTGCCCTTCACGCGCGGCCGCGAGGTCTCACGGCCCGCCGAAAGTATCCTGGAGGAGGTCGCCCGCATCGCCGGGGCCGGGGTGAAGGAAGTGATGCTCCTGGGACAGAACGTGAACTCCTATGGGCGGCCTGGTTTTTCAATTGAAAAAATAAATAATGGACAACGAGGCAAGCCCAGTTCTCCTATAACGACGGATGGGGGAACAGGGCTGGGGCTCTCCTCCCCGGGCCGCACCCTCACCTTCGCCCGACTTTTAAGGGAGGTCGCCTCGGTCCGGGGTATCCAACGGGTGCGGTTCATGACCTCCCACCCCCTGGACCTGTCCGACGAACTGGTCGAGGTCATGGCCTCGACCCCGGCGGTCTGCGGCTCCATCCACCTGCCGGTCCAAAGCGGTTCGGATACGGTCCTCAAGCGCATGAACCGGAAATACAGCGTGGCCCATTACCTCGAAAGGGTCCGGGCCCTGAGACGGCAGGTGAAGGACCTTTACGTCACCACCGACCTAATCGTGGGGTTCCCGGGAGAGACCGAGGCGGACTTCCAGGCGACCTTGGACCTGCTGGAGGAGGTCCGTTATGACGCGGTCTATAGCTTCAAATATTCCCCGCGCCTGGGCACCCCCGCCGCCCGGATGTTGAACCAAGTCGAGGAGGAGGTCCAGGACGAGCGTTTGGCCCGTCTCAACAACGTGGCCTGGAAACATGCCGCCGAGTCCTGCGAAAAGAGGATGGGGAAGGTGGAGGAAGTGATGGTGGAGGGTCCTGCGGACAAGACCCCGGACGCCTTCTATGGTAAGAGCCGCCAGAACCGGACCGTGGTCTTCCCGGGGCGGGGGTATGGCGCGGGAGATGTGGTGAAAGTCAAAATCGAAGGTCATAAAGTGGCGAACCTCTACGGGGTCGTCGTAGAACAGGGATGA
- a CDS encoding tetratricopeptide repeat protein — protein MNADKKIEEKRVRIIGAHPYLSLFLMFFALGSFAAEPTPKPTEDTHSLFEKAQKLFDQKDYQEAKDTLNQLVAKHPMDEYIPRARLLLANLQEDFNVSIAQFKSLAAEYADKPEGEEAQKDLGARYYLADKYEEAAKSYHEFLETYPKSLALPEVHYWYAASLAAMDKNDQAVDEYKKVLDLSKDSAWAPKAFLGMGNAYFKMKKYDDARDQYLRILDRYHLYDELNLVYFRLGQTYEAQQKWREAHAAFQTLIQQYPRSFEVAEARDHLRALESLHADIAHAPEAEEPTPTPTVVTVQAAPVPHPGVTPEPVLSKLPSSLAPKPFHVQVGVYSKKVNADKARQAIHKAGYSSYVVTAKQEGVPYPYYKVRVGNYADRASAEKVAKILAQKTKEKAIVIED, from the coding sequence ATGAACGCGGATAAAAAGATCGAAGAAAAAAGGGTCCGGATCATCGGCGCCCATCCTTATTTATCCCTGTTTTTAATGTTCTTCGCCTTGGGGTCTTTTGCCGCAGAGCCCACCCCCAAACCGACGGAAGACACCCACTCCCTTTTCGAGAAGGCCCAAAAGCTCTTCGACCAAAAGGACTACCAGGAAGCCAAGGACACGCTGAACCAGTTGGTGGCCAAACACCCGATGGACGAGTACATCCCCAGGGCCCGTCTGCTTTTGGCGAACCTGCAGGAAGATTTCAACGTCTCCATCGCCCAATTCAAAAGCCTGGCGGCGGAATACGCCGATAAGCCCGAGGGAGAGGAGGCCCAGAAGGACCTGGGGGCCCGTTATTACCTGGCGGATAAATACGAGGAAGCGGCCAAGAGCTACCACGAGTTCCTGGAGACCTACCCGAAGAGCCTGGCCCTGCCGGAGGTCCATTATTGGTACGCAGCCTCCCTGGCGGCCATGGACAAGAACGACCAAGCGGTCGATGAATATAAGAAGGTCCTGGACCTTTCCAAGGACAGTGCCTGGGCGCCCAAGGCGTTCCTGGGAATGGGAAACGCCTATTTCAAGATGAAGAAATACGATGACGCCCGCGACCAGTACCTGAGGATCCTGGACCGCTACCACCTTTATGATGAACTGAACCTCGTCTATTTCCGCTTGGGCCAGACCTACGAGGCCCAGCAAAAATGGCGGGAAGCCCACGCGGCTTTCCAGACCCTGATCCAGCAATATCCCAGGTCCTTCGAGGTCGCCGAGGCACGGGACCACTTGCGGGCCCTGGAAAGCCTCCATGCGGACATTGCCCACGCTCCCGAGGCGGAGGAGCCTACCCCCACCCCAACGGTCGTCACGGTCCAAGCTGCGCCCGTCCCCCATCCGGGGGTCACGCCCGAGCCGGTCCTTTCCAAACTGCCATCCTCGCTTGCGCCCAAACCCTTCCATGTACAAGTGGGGGTCTATTCGAAGAAAGTCAACGCGGACAAGGCCCGCCAGGCCATCCACAAGGCGGGTTACAGTTCCTATGTCGTCACGGCCAAGCAGGAAGGGGTCCCCTATCCCTATTACAAGGTGCGGGTCGGGAATTACGCCGACCGGGCCTCCGCCGAGAAGGTCGCCAAGATCCTGGCCCAGAAGACCAAAGAAAAAGCCATCGTGATCGAAGATTAG
- the mutS gene encoding DNA mismatch repair protein MutS: MDDLTPMMRQYLEMKRVYKDQVLFFRLGDFYEMFFEDAKTAARVLHLTLTARSGGNDRKIPMAGIPFHAADNYIAKLVKAGYSIAICEQAEDPALAKGLVKREIARVITPGTILAPSMLEEKANNYLVSVAPSAQGLGLGVVDVTTGEFKACELTGPTRFSVAADELSKFNPSEILIPQTQPETEEWAGLLKAVNGATRSHIEDWKFSTDEGREALEEHFQVKSLEGFGLSGQPQAVRAAGAILQYLKETTHSVLSHLVSLSTFQVGEGMVLDATTQRNLEIVKPMRDDGKEGTLLSVLDETVTSMGGRLLRQWLITPLTSVSAIKRRQDAVEELLARQEDRETLREFFRQVSDLERLAGRIGCGTANARDLVALRTTLSLLPKVHQVLNGFKSQAIRDRVEGWDNLTEIQQLLEKAIHDEPPLALREGGLIKAGYSPELDELKGASVEGKGWIAQLEEKEKQRTGISSLKVRYTSVFGYYIEVSKANLDKVPKDYHRKQTLVNAERFITDELKGMEGKVLGAQEKADKLEYEIFEKVRAQVAQELSRLQRVARALAELDVYACMAAVADRGRYVRPEVDDGPELSIVEGRHPVLDRILSSDQFVPNDTHLGVEGVEIVVLTGPNMAGKSTYIRQVALLSLMAQVGFYVPAQKMKAGIVDRIFSRVGASDALTQGQSTFMVEMVETANILNHATHRSLLILDEVGRGTSTYDGVSIAWAVVEYIATKLKARTLFATHYHELTRLSGTFPNVKNFNIAVREWNEQILFLRKIVEGGTDKSYGIQVARLAGVPKEVVNRAKKILAGLETGTFLSNPSKGPSKETVEAEERPDAGTPDPTAPQLSFFGTGAKHPILEELKGLDVDGLTPRDALNILGEWKKKVEE, from the coding sequence ATGGACGATCTAACGCCAATGATGCGGCAGTACCTGGAGATGAAGCGGGTCTATAAGGACCAGGTCCTTTTCTTCCGCTTGGGCGATTTCTACGAGATGTTCTTCGAGGACGCCAAGACCGCGGCCCGGGTCCTTCACCTCACCTTGACCGCCCGTTCCGGGGGGAACGACCGCAAGATCCCCATGGCGGGCATCCCCTTCCACGCCGCCGACAACTACATCGCTAAGCTGGTCAAGGCGGGCTATTCCATCGCCATCTGCGAACAGGCCGAGGATCCGGCGCTGGCCAAGGGCCTGGTCAAGCGGGAGATCGCCCGGGTCATCACCCCGGGCACCATCCTGGCCCCGTCCATGCTGGAGGAAAAGGCCAACAACTACCTGGTTTCCGTGGCCCCTTCGGCCCAGGGATTGGGGCTGGGCGTGGTGGACGTCACCACCGGGGAGTTCAAGGCCTGTGAATTGACCGGCCCCACCCGTTTTTCCGTGGCCGCCGACGAACTTTCCAAGTTCAACCCATCGGAGATCCTGATCCCCCAAACCCAACCGGAGACCGAGGAATGGGCGGGCCTGCTCAAGGCCGTCAACGGCGCGACCCGTTCCCATATCGAGGACTGGAAGTTCTCCACCGACGAAGGCCGGGAAGCCCTGGAGGAGCATTTCCAGGTGAAGTCGCTCGAGGGCTTCGGTCTGTCGGGGCAACCCCAGGCGGTACGGGCGGCGGGGGCCATCCTCCAATACCTGAAAGAGACCACCCACAGCGTTCTTTCGCACCTGGTGAGCCTTTCCACCTTCCAGGTCGGAGAGGGGATGGTGCTGGACGCCACCACCCAACGCAACCTCGAGATCGTGAAGCCCATGCGGGACGACGGCAAGGAGGGGACCCTGCTCTCGGTCCTGGACGAGACGGTCACTTCCATGGGCGGGCGGTTGCTCCGCCAATGGCTCATCACGCCCCTGACCTCGGTCTCGGCCATCAAGCGCCGCCAGGATGCGGTGGAAGAGCTTTTGGCCCGCCAGGAGGACCGGGAAACCCTGCGGGAGTTCTTCCGGCAGGTCTCCGACCTGGAACGCCTCGCGGGGCGCATCGGCTGCGGCACCGCCAACGCCCGGGACCTGGTGGCCCTTAGGACCACCCTTTCCCTTTTGCCCAAGGTGCACCAGGTGCTCAACGGGTTCAAATCCCAGGCCATCCGGGACCGGGTGGAAGGGTGGGACAACCTGACCGAGATCCAGCAACTCCTGGAAAAAGCCATCCATGACGAACCGCCCCTGGCGCTGCGGGAAGGGGGGCTCATCAAGGCCGGTTATAGCCCTGAACTCGACGAGCTCAAGGGCGCCTCGGTGGAAGGCAAGGGCTGGATCGCCCAATTGGAGGAGAAGGAGAAGCAACGCACCGGCATCTCCTCCCTCAAGGTGCGTTATACCTCGGTCTTCGGCTATTACATCGAGGTCTCCAAGGCCAACCTGGACAAGGTCCCCAAGGATTACCACCGCAAACAGACCCTGGTGAACGCCGAGCGCTTCATCACCGACGAGCTCAAGGGCATGGAAGGGAAGGTCCTGGGGGCCCAGGAGAAGGCCGACAAGCTCGAGTATGAGATCTTCGAGAAGGTCCGCGCCCAGGTGGCCCAGGAACTCTCCCGCCTCCAACGCGTCGCCCGGGCCCTGGCCGAACTGGATGTCTATGCCTGCATGGCGGCGGTGGCCGACCGGGGACGTTACGTGCGGCCCGAGGTGGACGATGGTCCCGAGCTTTCCATCGTGGAAGGGCGTCATCCGGTGCTGGATCGCATCCTCTCCAGCGACCAATTCGTGCCCAACGACACCCACTTGGGGGTGGAGGGGGTGGAGATCGTGGTCCTGACCGGGCCCAATATGGCGGGGAAGAGCACCTATATCCGCCAGGTGGCCCTGCTTTCCCTCATGGCCCAGGTCGGGTTCTATGTCCCCGCCCAGAAGATGAAGGCGGGCATCGTGGACCGTATCTTTTCCCGGGTGGGGGCCTCCGATGCCCTCACCCAGGGCCAGAGCACCTTCATGGTGGAGATGGTGGAGACCGCCAATATCCTCAATCACGCCACCCACCGAAGCCTCCTCATCCTCGATGAGGTGGGCCGGGGCACCAGCACCTACGACGGGGTCTCCATCGCCTGGGCGGTGGTGGAGTATATCGCGACGAAACTCAAGGCCCGGACCCTCTTCGCCACCCACTACCACGAACTGACGAGGCTCTCCGGCACATTCCCCAACGTGAAGAACTTCAATATCGCGGTGCGAGAATGGAACGAGCAGATCCTGTTCCTGCGCAAGATCGTGGAGGGCGGCACCGACAAGAGTTATGGCATCCAAGTGGCCCGCTTGGCCGGGGTGCCCAAGGAAGTGGTCAACCGCGCCAAGAAGATCCTGGCCGGTCTTGAAACCGGTACCTTCCTTTCGAACCCCTCCAAGGGCCCTTCCAAGGAAACTGTCGAGGCCGAAGAGAGACCCGACGCGGGGACACCCGATCCAACGGCGCCCCAGTTGTCCTTTTTCGGGACCGGCGCCAAGCATCCCATCCTGGAGGAACTGAAGGGCCTCGATGTGGATGGTCTCACCCCCCGGGACGCCCTCAATATCTTGGGGGAATGGAAGAAGAAGGTCGAAGAGTAG
- a CDS encoding GNAT family N-acetyltransferase, protein MKIKFPIKTRRLIIREIENGDFKELHSFGCLPEVWKYVPHGPNTEIDTKKYIKWARAQNLKKPRFQFRLVIIQTKTGNLIGDCNIIVANPVDRGAHLGYALHPAFWNKGFATETVKGLIRFGFKQLSLHRIYATCDTKNLASKRVLEKAGMKYEGTFRKDKFQKGKWRDTHQFAIVASR, encoded by the coding sequence ATGAAGATCAAATTTCCAATCAAAACCCGAAGATTGATCATAAGGGAAATTGAGAATGGCGATTTTAAGGAGTTGCATTCGTTTGGTTGTTTGCCTGAAGTCTGGAAGTATGTGCCTCATGGCCCTAATACCGAAATAGACACAAAAAAATATATCAAATGGGCTCGGGCACAGAACCTTAAAAAGCCGCGTTTTCAATTTCGACTTGTCATCATTCAAACGAAAACAGGAAATCTAATCGGTGATTGTAACATCATCGTCGCGAATCCTGTCGACCGTGGAGCGCACTTGGGGTACGCGCTCCATCCAGCCTTTTGGAATAAAGGTTTTGCGACCGAGACTGTCAAAGGTCTAATTCGATTCGGTTTCAAACAGTTGTCGCTTCATCGAATTTATGCGACTTGTGACACGAAGAACCTTGCTTCCAAAAGAGTACTGGAAAAGGCCGGAATGAAATATGAGGGTACTTTTCGGAAGGATAAGTTCCAAAAGGGTAAATGGCGGGACACGCACCAATTCGCCATAGTAGCTTCCCGATAG